One Peromyscus leucopus breed LL Stock chromosome 2, UCI_PerLeu_2.1, whole genome shotgun sequence DNA window includes the following coding sequences:
- the Pde4b gene encoding cAMP-specific 3',5'-cyclic phosphodiesterase 4B isoform X4 → MPEANYLLSVSWGYIKFKRMLNRELTHLSEMSRSGNQVSEYISNTFLDKQNDVEIPSPTQKDREKKKKQQLMTQISGVKKLMHSSSLNNTSISRFGVNTENEDHLAKELEDLNKWGLNIFNVAGYSHNRPLTCIMYAIFQERDLLKTFKISSDTFVTYMMTLEDHYHSDVAYHNSLHAADVAQSTHVLLSTPALDAVFTDLEILAAIFAAAIHDVDHPGVSNQFLINTNSELALMYNDESVLENHHLAVGFKLLQEEHCDIFQNLTKKQRQTLRKMVIDMVLATDMSKHMSLLADLKTMVETKKVTSSGVLLLDNYTDRIQVLRNMVHCADLSNPTKSLELYRQWTDRIMEEFFQQGDKERERGMEISPMCDKHTASVEKSQVGFIDYIVHPLWETWADLVQPDAQDILDTLEDNRNWYQSMIPQSPSPPLDERSRDCQGLMEKFQFELTLEEEDSEGPEKEGESHNYFSSTKTLCVIDPESRGSLEETDIDIATEDKSPIDT, encoded by the exons ATGCCTGAGGCAAACTATTTGTTATCTGTATCTTGGGGGTATATCAAG TTCAAAAGGATGCTGAACCGGGAGCTGACACACCTCTCGGAGATGAGCAGATCAGGGAACCAGGTGTCTGAATACATTTCAAACACGTTCTTAG ACAAGCAGAATGATGTGGAGATCCCATCCCCCACCCAGAAggacagggagaagaagaagaagcagcagctcaTGACCCAGATAAGCGGGGTGAAGAAACTGATGCACAGCTCAAGCCTGAACAACACAAGCATCTCACGCTTCGGAGTCAACACAGAAAACGAAGATCATCTAGCCAAG GAGCTGGAAGACCTGAACAAATGGGGCCTTAACATTTTCAACGTGGCTGGGTACTCACATAATCGGCCCCTCACGTGCATCATGTATGCCATATTCCAG GAAAGAGACCTTCTAAAGACCTTCAAAATCTCATCCGACACCTTTGTAACCTACATGATGACGTTAGAAGACCATTACCATTCTGATGTGGCATATCACAACAGCCTGCATGCTGCTGATGTGGCCCAGTCAACCCACGTTCTCCTTTCTACGCCAGCATTGGAC GCTgtcttcacagacctggagatCCTGGCTGCCATTTTTGCAGCTGCCATCCATGATGTGGACCATCCCGGAGTCTCCAATCAGTTTCTCATCAACACAA attcAGAACTTGCTTTGATGTATAATGATGAATCTGTGTTGGAAAACCACCACCTTGCTGTGGGATTCAAACTGCTACAAGAGGAACATTGTGACATCTTCCAGAATCTTACCAAGAAGCAACGCCAGACACTCAGGAAAATGGTGATTGACATG GTGTTAGCCACTGATATGTCTAAACATATGAGCCTGCTGGCAGACCTCAAAACCATGGTAGAAACCAAAAAGGTGACAAGTTCGGGTGTTCTCCTTCTGGACAACTACACTGACCGGATCCAG GTCCTTCGCAACATGGTACACTGTGCAGACCTAAGCAACCCCACCAAGTCCTTGGAATTGTATCGGCAATGGACAGATAGAATCATGGAGGAGTTTTTCCAACAAGGAGACAAAGAACGGGAGAGAGGAATGGAGATTAGTCCAATGTGTGATAAACACACAGCTTCTGTGGAAAAATCCCAG GTTGGTTTCATTGACTACATTGTCCATCCACTGTGGGAGACCTGGGCAGACCTGGTTCAGCCTGATGCTCAAGACATTCTGGACACACTAGAAGATAATAGGAACTGGTACCAGAGCATGATACCCCagagcccctccccacccctggaTGAGAGGAGCAGAGACTGCCAGGGTCTTATGGAGAAGTTTCAGTTTGAACTGACCCTTGAAGAAGAGGATTCTGAAGGAccagaaaaagaaggagagagccacaacTACTTCAGCAGCACAAAGACACTTTGTGTGATCGACCCAGAGAGCAGGGGTTCCCTGGAAGAGACTGACATAGACATTGCGACAGAAGACAAGTCCCCCATCGACACATAA